TAAAACCTTTTTCATCTCTTTCGTCTTAACTTCATCCAGTTTCAGTTCATCAAGCACGAGAAACTTGTTCTCCTGAACTTTACTCGTCAATACGGAAAGAAGCGCAGCTTTTTTCTCTTTCTTATTCATCTTGAAAGAGTAATCTCTTGGTGTGGGAGCAAATACTACTCCGCCGCCTGTCCACTGAGGTGCTCTGATTGACCCCTGTCTTGCATGACCGGTTCCCTTTTGTCTCCAGGGTTTTCTTCCGCCGCCTCTTACTTCGGAACGCGTCTTAGCTTTCTGTGTTCCCTGACGATTATTTGCAAGCTGAAGCACAACTGCCTGATGTACCAGATGTTCTTTAATTTCAACACCGAATACAGTATCATTCAGTTCGATGGCGCCAACTTCTTTGCCTTCCATATTATAAACAGATACGTTTGACATCTGTGTGTCCTCCTTTCCTATAAAGAATTACTTTATAGTTTTTACAGTTTCTTTAATCGCTACCAATGATTTTTTAGGTCCCGGTACAGAGCCTTTTACCAGTAACAGATTGTTCTCAGCATCAACACGTACAACCTCAAGATTCTGAATTGTAATCTGCTTGCTGCCCATATGTCCCGGCATCTTCTTTCCTTTGAATACTTTACTGGGATCAGAAGCGGAACCATTGGAACCTGCATGGCGATGATATTTAGAGCCGTGAGTCATAGGTCCTCTGGACTGATTATGCCTCTTAATGGCACCCTGAAATCCTTTACCTTTGGAAATAGCAGTCGCATCAATCTTATCGCCTGCGCCAAAGATATCGGCTTTGATTTCCTGTCCTAATTCATAATTTTCTGCATCTTCAAACTTAAATTCTCTGAGGAATCTTTTGTAAGAGACACCAGCTTTGTCAAACTGTCCCTTCATCGGCTTGTTAACGAGTTTTTCTCTCTTGTCAGCAAAGCCAACCTGAACCGCACTGTATCCGTCATTGTCCTGTGTTTTAACCTGGGTCACAACGCAAGGACCAGCCTGCAGTACAGTTACCGGAATAACGGCTCCATCTTCATCGAAGATTTGAGTCATTCCAACCTTAGTAGCTAAAATCGCTTTCTTCATTCTTTTTACCTCCTGTTTTTCTACAGCGGAACGCCGCACACTGCGGAGTTCATCCTAGCACAGTTGATATAAGTGGAACACTATAACCCCAGTGTACTGGTACACCGACGGGATGTTGATTCCTTCGAATGTGTTTCTTCTATATCAAATAACTTAGGATATCTTTGTTTGCAATGAAATACCGTTCCAAGCATGAATGAAATATTTATTTTGTCTTCATCTTGATGTCGATATAGACACCTGCCGGCATTTCCAGTCTTGATAATGCATCTACCGTCTTCTGTGTCGGTGCGATGATATCAATCAGTCTCTTATGAGTTCTCTGTTCGAACTGCTCACGGGAATCTTTGTACTTGTGTACTGCCCTTAAAATAGTAACAACTTCCTTTTTTGTCGGAAGCGGAACCGGTCCGCTCACAGTTGCTCCGTTCTTCTTCACAGTTTCGATAATCTTTGCGGCGGATGCATCCACCAATTGATGCTCGTAAGCTTTTAATGTGATTCTCATAACTTGACTTGCCATAAAAAAAGTCGCCTCCTTATTCGCACTTTTTGAGTACGACAAGCGGTGACTGTACACTTCTCCGTGTGTGTCCTAAACCTTCACACGTTGTTTCCACTCACGGTGGACTATTCTCTTTGTACAGTGACTTGTCGCCAGTTTCATAACTTGACATTCGCTCCACGGAAAACCCACTTTTCAGCAGCAACCTCACGCTTCCACGCTATCAATGTCACAACAGTAATCATTATACAGAATATTTTTGCATAATGCAAGGGTTTTTTTATTTTTTCAAAAAAAGATGACCGGTCTGAGGCTTTACAACCTTAAGACCGGTCATATACGAGTTTATAATATTTCGGAATAATCCACAAGGGAAAGTCCATCCTCTTCCACTTCGATTACTTCGGGATCGTCTCCACCCGCATGTGCCTTTTCCAGAATTTCATCAACTGTCAGCGCAGGCATAGCCAGTTTTCTGGATTCAGCCGGAATCTGCTCATTTTTCAATTCAGAATTATGCTGCATAATATCCTCACCTTTGCTCTTTTCAAAATCCTTATCCATTTCGTATTCCAGAGCGGCTTGAATCGCAGCCGTTAAATCTTCTGTATTGTCCTGTCGTATCACCTGTTCCGAATCCGGTTCCGATATTTTTTTCACAGCTTCTTCTATATTTATTTCTTCTACTTCATCTGCCGGTTCCAAAATCAGTTCCCGCGTCTCGGCTTCTATATCTTCTGCTGCGTTCCCATGTGTTTCAGAACTCTGTATCTCCTGGATACCGCTCTTCGCCTGTTCCGCTGAAGAGGTATCCTGCATATAACTCATCTCTTCTACGATATCCTTCTCTTTGGCAGGTTCTTCCTTCTTCGGCTTTCCGCGGCGTTTTTCTTTTTTCTTTCTGGCCTTTCTTTCCCGTCTGCTCAGTTTTGCTTCCGGTTCTTCCTCTTCTTCTGCTATTAGTTCGCCGTTTTTTTCCTCTGTTTCTCCAATCTGTTCATCTTCCTTATCCATATCCTCTTCATCGTCGTTCTTCCAGATTTCTGAAAGTATGAACAGGATTACCAGAAAGGCGACGGCAAGACCAAGGATGATTCTGCCTTCAAATGTCTGCATGGCTATCGAAACATAACCGATGAAGGGGATTGTGATCAGAACCTTTTCGCCTGTCCCACGCAAGGTGACTTCTTCTGTTGTCCCTCCCTTGCCTTTCACGGTATAGTGTCCTGTATCCGAATCTATCTCAATAATCTCAGCTGCATAAACAGATGTGTTAGTCGTGCGAAGCAGTTTGTCACCTGCCTCCAGTTTGTCCAGACTCACGGTCCGCCCATACACAACAGAACCATTGCTTAAATTTGTATCCGTAATGCTGTCACCTACAATAGCGGTGGATATCCCTGCAAATTGGGGTACAATCAAAGCCAGACCGGTCAACAGAAAACATACAACACATAGATTAACAATGAATCTCAAAAATTTTGCCATCAAATATTTCTCCTTGGTATATTTCATTCCGTGGTTTTTATTATAGCGCGTTTTAATAAAATATGCAAGAATTCCAAACTGCCACTTGCATCCTTTTTCCATCTCTTTTATACTAGTAGTATGAACCCTACGATAAAAACAATTGAAGATCTTTCCCTGAATGCCTGGCCTTCTCATCAGATTCAGATATACGATGGGTGGATTCTCAGATTTTCCTACTTTTACACGCACCGAACCAACAGCGTAGAACAGATTGGTGAATCCTCCATTCCCCTAAACCAGAAAATTGACTACTGTGAATCGGTTTACCGCCAATGGGGCACGCCTGCCATCTTTAAAATCAGTCCCCTGGTCTCCCCTGCGTTTGACCGCTTGCTGGAATCACGCAGATATATGATACAGCATTCCACAGATGTCATGGTTATGGCGCTTGAGAAGAGCCATCGTTTTTCCGGCTCCCCCTGTATCAATATCAGCAGCTCCATATCACCCGGCTGGATTGAAGGGCTTTTTGCGCTGAAAGGCACTACAAATGTGATGCATAAAACTGTGGTTCCTTCTATGTACCGTGCAATTCCCAAAGAAACCATCTGTGCATCTATACGGGAACAGGGGAAGATTGTGGCAACCGGTCTGGGGATTCTGGACCGGAACTATATAGGCCTTTATGCCATCCATGTGCATCCCGCCTACCGGGGCCGTGGATACGCAAAAGCCATATGTTCTGCCATCCTTCAAAATGGAATTCTAAGAGGCGCCGACAGCGCTTACCTGCAAGTGGTAAAAGGTAATATTCCTGCCGTAACCCTCTATGAATCAATAGGATTTCAATATCTGTATAATTACTGGTTCCGTACCCGGCTTCTCTTATAAGGCAGGGCTGTTACAATATCTGTAACAGCCCCCACTTTTATTTATTCGTCAGATATTCTTCGACACTTTTTATTGCATCCTCTTCATCAGCTCCATCACTGACAATCGTAACTTTTTCACCCGTATCCAATCCCAGCGCCATCATCCCCATAATGCTCTTGGCATTCACCCTTTTGCCGGGGGTTTCAAGATAAATATCGCTGCTGAACTGGCTGGCCACTTGTACTAACAGCGCTACAGGACGCGCTTCCATTCCAGTTGCGAGTTCGATGGTAATTGGTTTCCTAATCATAATAATTCTCCTCCTTGTTTCCTCTTAACTCCTCTGCTATGCTGCTTAGTTTCCTTAATCTATGATTGACTCCTGACTTTCCGACTGAAGGATTCAGCATCAACCCCAACTCCTTCAGAGTCGCTTCCGGATATTGCAGCCTGAGCTGCGCAATCTCTTCCAGAGCATCCGAAAGTTCAGAAAATCCAATGGACTCCCTAATATAAGAGATATCATCAATTTGCTTTACTGCCGCACTCACAGTCTTGTTGATATTCGCAGCCTCACAATTCACTTTCCGGTTCACACTTCCCCTCATCTCTTTCAGAATCCTGATATTCTCCAGATCCAGAAGGGATATATTCGCTTCCATAAATCCTAAAAGAGACACAATTTGTGAGCCTTCCTTTACATAAACCACATAGTACTTTTTCCTCTGTACAATCTTAGCATCAATATCAAATCCACAGATTAACGCCCTCAGCTGCTCCGCTTTCTGGCAGGTAGCACATACAATTTCATAATGATAAAACCGATATGGATTACTGATGGAACCGGCTGCCAGAAATGCCCCTCTTAAAAATGCACGGCGGCAGCAATCCCTTTGTACAATAACATTATGTTCCAGAGACAGGTTCTCTTTAACTTCGTAGTTTTCATCTAACAATCTGGCTGCCTGTAATACTTTAAGCGTATCTTTATGCTCTGAGACGGTAATCGTATAGGTTCTGCTCTTCTTTTGATTATTACCTCTGCGCACTGTGATTTCTGCTTCTATCTTAAATGTTTTCCTCAATAAAGTAAAGAACTTTCTTGCAACCCATAAATTTTCTGTCTGTATCCGTATTGAAAACCGGTCTCGCGCAGTTATCTTTACATGACCGCAAAAGCTGATTATTGCAGCGATTTCCGCAATCTGACAGTGCCTTGCAGCCGGATTCTGTCTGGATAATTCTTCCTTCACACTACTGGAAAAAGACATCCTTTATCCCTTCTTTCGATATCTATCCTTTTCAATATCCCTGTGTTCCAGGCGGATACCGTAACCTTCTCCTTTTTTCAGACGCCCATAAAGCTCCCGGGCCAGTGTTACGGATCGATGCTTTCCCCCTGTACACCCTACCGCTATTATCAATTGGTTCTTTCCTTCGGCAATGTAATTCGGAATCAGAAAGCGTATCATATCCTCCAGCTTATCAGCAAATATCCTGGCTGTGTCAAATCCCATAACATAATTTTGTACTTCCTCATCCAAGCCGCTTAAAGGCCGAAGTTTATCTATATAATAAGGATTCGGAAGAAAACGCACATCAAAGACAAGGTCGGAATCCGATGGAATGCCATACTTAAAGCCAAACGACAGAACCGTAATTATGAGATTATTAAATTTCTGTTCCTGAACAAATATCTTGTCCAGCCCTGCTTTTAGTTCCCTTGTCAAAAGCTGGCTTGTATCAATGATATAATCAGCCTGTACTTTCAGGAAGGCCAGGCGTCTCCTCTCTTTTTGAATCCCCACGTCCACGCGGCCTTCTCCGGCCAGAGGATGTGTACGTCGTGTCTCTTTATACCGCTTAACCAGAACTTGATCTTCCGCATCTAAAAACAGTATTTCGTATTTGATGCCATTTATACTCATATGCTCCAGCACGGTCTGCAGATCCTCGAGTGCCTGACCATTTCGGATATCGATTCCCAAAGCCACCTGCCGGATTTTGCCCTCCTCACCGCTCATTGTAAGCTGAGCCAGCTTCTCCACAAGAGAAATCGGCAGATTATCCACGCAGAAATATCCCGCATCCTCCAACATTTTCAAAGCCGTACTCTTTCCTGCACCGGACATTCCTGTTACAATTACAAAATGCATCGGAAACACTCTCCTCCGTTAAAATCTTCCTAATAGCTTTACCTCTGGTTCGAGCTTTACACCAAACTTTTCAAATACAATTCTCCGGACGTCCTGCATCAGCTGATAAACCTCAGATGCACTTGCATGATCTTTATTAATTACAAAACCACAGTGTTTTTCAGATACACAGGCACCCCCGACACAGTACCCTTTAAGGCCTGCGTCCATGATAAGCTTTCCGGCAAAATATCCTTCCGGGCGCTTGAAGGTACTTCCGGCACTGGGATATTCAAGCGGTTGTTTCTGGGCTCTTCTCTGCTGCAAATCGTCCATCACTATGCGGATTTCTTCCCGTTTTTGTTCCTTTAGCTGAATTACTGCTTCCAATACAATATAATCTTCTTCTTTTATCACGCTGGTACGGTAACCAAGATGAAGTTCGTCCTCCTGAAGCGTTTTAACTTCACACTCCCTGTCAAGTACTGTCACCTGTTTGAGAACCTGCTTCATCTCGCCGCCATAGGCTCCTGCATTCATCGTGACGGCTCCGCCCAGCGTCCCCGGAATACCTGCTGCGAATTCAAAGCCGCCCAACCCCTCTTCAAGAGCCCTGCCGGCAATCTTTGACAGAAGGGCTCCGGCCTGAGCTCTGATCTGATTACCTTCCACTATTATATCATTGTAGTTTCTGAACATCTGTAGTATGACACCGTCATAGCCCTCATCGCTGACAAGCAGATTGCTGCCATTGCCCACAACAAAAAAAGGAAGGTCATACTTCCTACAGACCTTCAGTACCTGCTGAACTTCCAAAATGGTACCGGGACAGATATAGTATCTTGCCGGCCCGCCCACACGAAATGTGGTGTGCTTTCCCATCAGCTCCTGTGTTTTTACCTGATCTTTTCCTACGATTTCACTAAAGCGTTCACTGATATTATCCACTATAAACCTCACCTGTTTTTAATACATGATACAAAGGAACATCCATTGGATGTTCAGCACCCTAAAAAAGTTATTTAATGTCGGCTATACTAGTATCATTCATATTATACTATTGCCGCATTAAAAGTGCAACAATAAAAGCAGCATCGTGTAATCGTCCACAATGCTGCAGCTTTTATTATTCTTTCATTTTGGGTTTAAACACCAGGCTGGCGAGATAGCCGAAGATGAGGGCTCCGCTGATTCCTACTGCACTTGCCTTGAAACCACCTGTGAAAAGACCCAGGAAACCTTTTGCATCTACGGCATCTTTTACACCTTGAAAAAGAAGATGTCCAAATCCAAGGAGAGGTACACTGGCCCCTGCACCTGCATATTTGGCAAACGGGTCATAGATTTTAAGAAAGCTCAAAGCCGCTCCTGCACAGACCAGAAGTACCATGACACGGCCGGGCATCATCTTCGTCTTTTCCAACAGAATCTGGCAAAGTGCACAGATGAGTCCCCCTACCCAAAATGCATTGATATAGTCCATTACACTCACTCCTTTCCTGCGTGTTCCAAAATCACACCCTGGGCAATTCCCGGAACCGACTTTCCTTCATAAAAACTTACTTTCGACATCAATGCTCCCGTAGGAACAAAAAGAATCCTTTTCCATTCTCCTGATTCTAATTTAGGAAGCAAGGTGGATGCAAGAACAGTTGCCGCACAGCCGCATCCGCTTCCGCCCGCATTCGTGTCCTGTGTATTTGGATCGAAAATCAGCATGCCGCAGTCCAGGTAGTTTCCTGCAATATCGTAACCCTTCTTTTTCATGAGTTCTAAAAGTATTTCCTTGCCTATGGAGCCTAGATCTCCGGTGATAATCCGGTCGTAATCCTCAGGTTTTCTTTCAAAATCGGCCAGATTTTGTGCAATGGTGTCGGCAGCAGCCGGAGCCATACAGCCTCCCATGTTCTGAGAATCTTTTAACCCATAATCCACAATTTTCCCAGAGGTTATACCACTGATTTTTACATTACTCTTTTCCGACGAGACGATGCAGGCACCGCTTCCCGTTACCGTCCAGCTTGAAGACGGCGGTCTTTGATTTCCATAGGCCAATGGAAAACGAAATTCTTTTTCAACGCTGGCGAAGTGACTGGAAGTCATGGATAATACGTAGTTTGCATATCCGCCTGCAACGGCCATTGCCCCCAGGGAAAGGGCTTCACCTATGGTAGAACAAGCTCCGTAAAGTCCGTAGAGCGGACGGTTCAAATCTACCAGTCCAAAGCAGGAAGCTATGGATTGAGCCAACAAATCACCTGCGAATATCATACGGATATCCTCTGCCTTGCGTCCACATTTTTCCAATACCAGTTTGGCTGCCTTAATCTGCATCTCGCTCTCGGCTTCTTCCCAGCTTTTCTGTCCAAACATAGGGTCTTGTTCTATCTTATCGAAGTTCTCTCCCAGGGGCCCTTCCCCCTCTTTCTGCCCGACTATGGAAGCTGCACCGAGAATATACACATCTCTTTCAAATTCTGTACTTTGTTTGCCTTTTATCTGGCTCATATCTAAGACATTCCACCTTTCTTTTACTGAACAAGAAGTTCCTTCATGGTTGTAGTATTCGAAGTTCTCTTTGAAAATATGCGTTTAAACCACTCCCAAAGCCTTCAGAATCCAGTAGATCAGTCCCAGTACCCAGCTGGTAAATACTCCATACAAAATCACAGGACCGGCAATATTAAAAATCTTACAGCCCACACCAAATACCTGTCCTTCTTTTTGATATTCTATGGCAGGCGCCGCCACTGAATTGGCAAATCCTGTGATGGGAACCAGTGCCCCGGCACCTGCAAAACTGACCAGTTTCTGATATAAATTGAAGCCTGTAAACAGAACACTCAAAAAGATCAAAGTCAAAGAACACCAGTTACCGGCCGTTTCTTTGTCCATGCCAAGACTTTTACAGTAGTTTAAGATTCCCTGTCCTAATACACATATCAGGCCCCCAATAATAAATGCCTTCAGCATCTGAATAAAAAGATTCCTGGTAGGCGTTACCTGACTTACATACTGCTCATACTCTTTTTTCTTATCTTCGTCCTTAATACTTCCCATATCTCTTTGTACCTTCTTTCCGCTAAATTAGTTTGCCCAGCCTTTATAAAAGTATAACAAGGAGCCCAATGTTTTTCCGACGGCCATACAGATGATGATAAACGGTGCTCCTCTGGTCAGCCCTATACGTCTGCACAGGATTGCAAAGATATCGACGACCTCACCCAGCGCTATCACCCAGCTTCCCAGATAAATTCCCGCAAACAACCCATAGAGTGCCAGTCCGAAAGTTCCAAAAGGCAGGTGCCCTTGCCACAGGTAAACAAAATTTCCTGCCACTGCACCCAGAATGCAGCAATTTTCATACCAACGCACCCGACTGGCTGTCCTGGTGATTCCGGCATATCTCGGTACAATACCTATGCTTATAATAAAGGCTACTGTTCCGCTGGCTATGATAAATCCGGCCATCAGTCCTAAAATCCCCATCAGAAATTGCTGCCACATCATGTCTCTTTGCCCTCCCGGTCACTTGTCTCAATTATCGTGGTATCTACATCATCCTCGTATAACCGCATCTGTACTTCCAGAGGCGTCGGATCTTGCGTCAGCTTTCTTTTACCAAAATGGTTGAAATAAAAAATAACTCCTATTCCTATCCCTATGGAATAGGTGACCTCCAGGATGGTAAACCCGGAGGAACTCTCTCCGGTAAACATCTGATAGATGTTTTGAAATAATTTGTCCACCGATACATCCGTGTTGAATGTCATAATTGAAAATGCAGTTCCAAAGAATGTGAGCAGACTGACAACAATCGTTTTCACCCAACTGACTATGGTGTTCTTTCCATTTGGATCCTCAAACGTAATTACAAAATTAGCTTCTCCAATATGGCATACATCCACGTCGTCCTCTTCTTTTTCAATTTCACGTATGATATCAGTGACCGCCAGAACATATCTGCCATATTTCTCTTTTGGCAAGGAGATAACCTTTCGGTTCAAATTCCGTTTTAATACCTTTGTATCGGCACAGCTCAAGTTTGCTATATCACCAAGACAAACTTCCTCTTTTATGACCTTTATATTTTTATCTGTCTGCATATAAAGTGTTTTACTCATTTAAGCCACTTCCCTGTCTATCCTGTTTATACATAGACTTAGTATGGCAATTCCTTCAATAAATATTCGTTACAATTCAAACCTCACCCCGTAACCGGTTTAATATTCTTTTCTCCATTCTGGATACCTGGACCTGTGAGATGCCCAACATTCCGGCAATATATGACTGCGTATAGTCACAAAAATATCTCAGATAAATAATCTGACGTTCTTCCGGCTCCAGCTTTTTCAATATTTCTTCTAAAAGCATGCGGTCCACCAGCCTGTCTCCCTCACAGACAGGCTCTTCTATCTTATCCATCAGTGACACATCATTGCCTTCTCCCTGATAAATGATTTTATGCAGAGATTCTACCTCAGCACCGGCATCTAACGCCATGGCTAACTCCTCCACTGACTGCTGTATTTCTTCTGCGATTTCATTTAAGCTTGGTTCACGCCCAAGTCTGCGCTCCAGGATTTCCCTTGCAGTGTATGCTTTAAACGCTGTTTCTTTTAAAGAGCGGCTGACCTTAATCATACCGTCATCTCTTAAAAATCTTTTTATTTCCCCTGTGATCATAGGAACTGCATAAGTGGAGAATTTAACATCGAATCCCACATCAAATTTATCAATTGCTTTTAGTAACCCGATGCTTCCTATCTGCACCAGATCTTCCATCTCCGCTCCCCGGTTTCTAAACCTCTTGACTACGCTGTATACCAGCCCCAGGTTCTGTTCTACTAAGGTATCTCTCGCCTCTTTATCCCCCGTATGTGCCCGTTCTATCAACATAAGGGTATGATCCATGGGGTCCTCCTATTCAAAGGGACTGCTGCCGCAGCCGACATGCTTCATCATATGCACCTGAGTGCCCGCTCCCGGTTCAGAGACCACCGTCACCTCATCCATAAAAGCCTCCATAAAAGCAAATCCCATACCTGAGCGTTCCATCTCCGGTTTTGTGGTAAATAACGGCTCCATGGCTTTCGCTACATCCTCTATTCCCTTCCCATAATCAATCACCGTCACATACAAATCATGTTCAATAATCTTGCATTCTATCCGAATTTTATGTACGCCCTCGTCATATGCATGAATGATGGCATTCGTAATAGCCTCTGATACTGCTGTCTTCAAATCCGCCACCTCTTCAAGTGTGGGGTTCATCTGCGTACAAAACGCCGCTACTGCCACTCTTGCAAACCCTTCGTTGCAGGAACGGCTGTCAAATTCAATTACCATTTCATTGGTGTTTTCCATCGTTAATAATAACCTCCTTATAATCTGTTATTTTGGGTTACACAATCCTAATTTTTCTTTAATTCTATGGGAATCACTTTGTAAATTCCCGAAAGCTGAAGGATTTTTGCGACTCTCTCTTTTACATGAACTGCTCTTACCGACCCTCCCATCTGGTTCATACTTCGATATCTTCCCATGATCATACCTATACCTGAACTATCCATAAACCGGGTATCACCAAAGTCAAAAATAACTTCACGAATTCTCTGACTCTCCAGAATCCGTTCAGAACCCTCCCTGATTTTTTCTGCGCTGTGGTGATCCAGCTCTTCAGGAATTCTGATTGTTAGTATGCTCCCCTTTACCTGAAATAATTCCTCCATTTTATACCCCTTTCCTTATTTATTTCGATACAGAAAACCTGCCACCGGCAGCTTTCCTTGCATACTTTGGTATACAAAGGCGGGGACGCGTATTTTTACGCATCCCCGCCTCAGAGGTTTCTCTTAATCAATCCGTAAGTATAAAACTATTCCCCGTCAGGAACACCTCCCGTAGTATCATCTCCTATATCTTCCCCATCATCATTGCCTGTGTCTTCCGTAGTCGTATCTCCTGTAGTGCCCCCAAGCTGTTTAATAAAGTTCTGGGCACTGGCAGCACGTTTTGTTTTTGGAAACTTGGATATTATTTCCTGAAAATTGGCTATCGCATTCTGGGTGTCACCCGCATAACGGTAAGAATGTGCCAGCAAGTTCAACACTGTGAAATCATCCGCATTCATCTCTTTTGCTTTTGACAATTTATCAATTGCTGTTACATAATCTGCATTGTCAAAAGACTCCTGACCGTCTTTAAGCAGCTGTTTAAACATCGTGGTCTGGATATTACCGTAAATCTTGTCATAGACAGCCTTTGCATCCACAGAGAG
The window above is part of the Novisyntrophococcus fermenticellae genome. Proteins encoded here:
- the rplD gene encoding 50S ribosomal protein L4; this translates as MSNVSVYNMEGKEVGAIELNDTVFGVEIKEHLVHQAVVLQLANNRQGTQKAKTRSEVRGGGRKPWRQKGTGHARQGSIRAPQWTGGGVVFAPTPRDYSFKMNKKEKKAALLSVLTSKVQENKFLVLDELKLDEVKTKEMKKVLDNLKVANAIVVVEDNSKNVVLSARNIPGVTTATAGTINVYDLLKYNTVIATKASVASIEEVYA
- the rplC gene encoding 50S ribosomal protein L3; the encoded protein is MKKAILATKVGMTQIFDEDGAVIPVTVLQAGPCVVTQVKTQDNDGYSAVQVGFADKREKLVNKPMKGQFDKAGVSYKRFLREFKFEDAENYELGQEIKADIFGAGDKIDATAISKGKGFQGAIKRHNQSRGPMTHGSKYHRHAGSNGSASDPSKVFKGKKMPGHMGSKQITIQNLEVVRVDAENNLLLVKGSVPGPKKSLVAIKETVKTIK
- the rpsJ gene encoding 30S ribosomal protein S10: MASQVMRITLKAYEHQLVDASAAKIIETVKKNGATVSGPVPLPTKKEVVTILRAVHKYKDSREQFEQRTHKRLIDIIAPTQKTVDALSRLEMPAGVYIDIKMKTK
- a CDS encoding GNAT family N-acetyltransferase is translated as MNPTIKTIEDLSLNAWPSHQIQIYDGWILRFSYFYTHRTNSVEQIGESSIPLNQKIDYCESVYRQWGTPAIFKISPLVSPAFDRLLESRRYMIQHSTDVMVMALEKSHRFSGSPCINISSSISPGWIEGLFALKGTTNVMHKTVVPSMYRAIPKETICASIREQGKIVATGLGILDRNYIGLYAIHVHPAYRGRGYAKAICSAILQNGILRGADSAYLQVVKGNIPAVTLYESIGFQYLYNYWFRTRLLL
- a CDS encoding HPr family phosphocarrier protein gives rise to the protein MIRKPITIELATGMEARPVALLVQVASQFSSDIYLETPGKRVNAKSIMGMMALGLDTGEKVTIVSDGADEEDAIKSVEEYLTNK
- the whiA gene encoding DNA-binding protein WhiA, which encodes MSFSSSVKEELSRQNPAARHCQIAEIAAIISFCGHVKITARDRFSIRIQTENLWVARKFFTLLRKTFKIEAEITVRRGNNQKKSRTYTITVSEHKDTLKVLQAARLLDENYEVKENLSLEHNVIVQRDCCRRAFLRGAFLAAGSISNPYRFYHYEIVCATCQKAEQLRALICGFDIDAKIVQRKKYYVVYVKEGSQIVSLLGFMEANISLLDLENIRILKEMRGSVNRKVNCEAANINKTVSAAVKQIDDISYIRESIGFSELSDALEEIAQLRLQYPEATLKELGLMLNPSVGKSGVNHRLRKLSSIAEELRGNKEENYYD
- the rapZ gene encoding RNase adapter RapZ; the encoded protein is MHFVIVTGMSGAGKSTALKMLEDAGYFCVDNLPISLVEKLAQLTMSGEEGKIRQVALGIDIRNGQALEDLQTVLEHMSINGIKYEILFLDAEDQVLVKRYKETRRTHPLAGEGRVDVGIQKERRRLAFLKVQADYIIDTSQLLTRELKAGLDKIFVQEQKFNNLIITVLSFGFKYGIPSDSDLVFDVRFLPNPYYIDKLRPLSGLDEEVQNYVMGFDTARIFADKLEDMIRFLIPNYIAEGKNQLIIAVGCTGGKHRSVTLARELYGRLKKGEGYGIRLEHRDIEKDRYRKKG
- the murB gene encoding UDP-N-acetylmuramate dehydrogenase; protein product: MDNISERFSEIVGKDQVKTQELMGKHTTFRVGGPARYYICPGTILEVQQVLKVCRKYDLPFFVVGNGSNLLVSDEGYDGVILQMFRNYNDIIVEGNQIRAQAGALLSKIAGRALEEGLGGFEFAAGIPGTLGGAVTMNAGAYGGEMKQVLKQVTVLDRECEVKTLQEDELHLGYRTSVIKEEDYIVLEAVIQLKEQKREEIRIVMDDLQQRRAQKQPLEYPSAGSTFKRPEGYFAGKLIMDAGLKGYCVGGACVSEKHCGFVINKDHASASEVYQLMQDVRRIVFEKFGVKLEPEVKLLGRF
- a CDS encoding SpoVA/SpoVAEb family sporulation membrane protein; its protein translation is MDYINAFWVGGLICALCQILLEKTKMMPGRVMVLLVCAGAALSFLKIYDPFAKYAGAGASVPLLGFGHLLFQGVKDAVDAKGFLGLFTGGFKASAVGISGALIFGYLASLVFKPKMKE
- a CDS encoding stage V sporulation protein AD, which codes for MSQIKGKQSTEFERDVYILGAASIVGQKEGEGPLGENFDKIEQDPMFGQKSWEEAESEMQIKAAKLVLEKCGRKAEDIRMIFAGDLLAQSIASCFGLVDLNRPLYGLYGACSTIGEALSLGAMAVAGGYANYVLSMTSSHFASVEKEFRFPLAYGNQRPPSSSWTVTGSGACIVSSEKSNVKISGITSGKIVDYGLKDSQNMGGCMAPAAADTIAQNLADFERKPEDYDRIITGDLGSIGKEILLELMKKKGYDIAGNYLDCGMLIFDPNTQDTNAGGSGCGCAATVLASTLLPKLESGEWKRILFVPTGALMSKVSFYEGKSVPGIAQGVILEHAGKE
- the spoVAC gene encoding stage V sporulation protein AC produces the protein MGSIKDEDKKKEYEQYVSQVTPTRNLFIQMLKAFIIGGLICVLGQGILNYCKSLGMDKETAGNWCSLTLIFLSVLFTGFNLYQKLVSFAGAGALVPITGFANSVAAPAIEYQKEGQVFGVGCKIFNIAGPVILYGVFTSWVLGLIYWILKALGVV
- a CDS encoding stage V sporulation protein AB, with protein sequence MMWQQFLMGILGLMAGFIIASGTVAFIISIGIVPRYAGITRTASRVRWYENCCILGAVAGNFVYLWQGHLPFGTFGLALYGLFAGIYLGSWVIALGEVVDIFAILCRRIGLTRGAPFIIICMAVGKTLGSLLYFYKGWAN
- a CDS encoding stage V sporulation protein AA, which codes for MSKTLYMQTDKNIKVIKEEVCLGDIANLSCADTKVLKRNLNRKVISLPKEKYGRYVLAVTDIIREIEKEEDDVDVCHIGEANFVITFEDPNGKNTIVSWVKTIVVSLLTFFGTAFSIMTFNTDVSVDKLFQNIYQMFTGESSSGFTILEVTYSIGIGIGVIFYFNHFGKRKLTQDPTPLEVQMRLYEDDVDTTIIETSDREGKET